In a genomic window of Perognathus longimembris pacificus isolate PPM17 chromosome 21, ASM2315922v1, whole genome shotgun sequence:
- the LOC125339533 gene encoding 60S ribosomal protein L39-like, whose translation MFSHKTFRIKQFLAKKQKQNSPIPQCIWMKTGNKIRYNSKRRRWRRTKLGL comes from the coding sequence ATGTTTTCTCACAAGACTTTCAGAATCAAGCAGTTTCTggccaagaaacaaaagcaaaatagccCCATTCCCCAGTGTATTTGGATGAAAACTGGTAACAAAATCAggtacaactccaagagaagacgCTGGAGGAGAACCAAGCTGGGTCTGTAA